One part of the Quercus lobata isolate SW786 chromosome 7, ValleyOak3.0 Primary Assembly, whole genome shotgun sequence genome encodes these proteins:
- the LOC115951406 gene encoding zinc finger MYM-type protein 1-like encodes MTDLMNQSQHIQKVLENFNSDQIASNRLRLKASIDVVKVLAFQGLAFRGRDESSDSINRGNFLEILDLVVSYNEYVAEAIEKAPKNASYKSPKIQKEILHVFSNKVKKAIREEIGDAKFCLIVDEARDESMKEQMAIVIRFVDKDGFVRERFFGVVHVPDTTALTLKDEIYSILSHHSLDIQDIRGQGYDGASNMRGEWNGLKALVSNDCPYAYFIHCFAHRLQLALVAASKEVILVQSFFNRLSSIVNVVCASRKRTEQLKKAYADQIAYFVEIGELETERGLNQISTLQRAGDTRWGSHLRSISSLVNIFSPTCEILLKRSSRKEILLPNEKQHTHVIML; translated from the coding sequence ATGACAGATTTGATGAACCAATCTCAACACATACAAAAGGTacttgaaaatttcaattctgaTCAAATTGCAAGCAATCGATTGCGGTTAAAGGCCTCAATTGATGTTGTCAAAGTGCTTGCATTTCAAGGACTTGCTTTTAGAGGACGAGATGAAAGTTCTGATTCAATTAATCGTGGgaattttcttgaaatattgGATTTGGTGGTATCATATAATGAATATGTTGCAGAAGCGATAGAGAAAGCTCCCAAAAATGCCTCTTACAAATCACCCAAAATCCAAAAGGAAAtcttacatgtattttcaaacAAGGTGAAGAAGGCAATTCGTGAAGAAATTGGTGATGCAAAGTTTTGCCTAATTGTTGATGAAGCTCGTGATGAGTCAATGAAGGAGCAAATGGCTATTGTTATAAGATTTGTAGACAAAGATGGTTTTGTTCGAGAACGTTTTTTTGGGGTGGTTCATGTCCCCGATACTACGGCATTAACCCTAAAAGATGAAATATATTCTATCTTGTCACATCATAGTCTAGATATTCAAGATATTCGAGGGCAAGGATATGATGGTGCAAGCAATATGCGAGGTGAGTGGAATGGATTAAAAGCTTTGGTTTCAAATGATTGTCCATATGCTTACTTCATTCATTGTTTTGCACATCGTTTGCAATTAGCATTAGTGGCAGCATCAAAAGAAGTTATTCTTGttcaaagtttttttaatagattatcaTCTATTGTCAATGTTGTTTGTGCTTCACGTAAGCGTACTGAGCAACTAAAAAAAGCTTATGCTGATCAAATTgcatattttgttgaaattggtGAGCTTGAAACTGAAAGAGGACTTAATCAAATTAGCACATTACAACGAGCTGGAGATACTCGTTGGGGTTCTCACTTGAGATCGATTTCTAGCTTGGTAAATATATTTAGTCCAACATGTGAAATTTTACTTAAGAGATCATCAAGGAAGGAAATACTACTTCCCAATGAGAAGCAGCATACTCATGTTATCATGCTAtga